One part of the Candidatus Saccharimonadales bacterium genome encodes these proteins:
- a CDS encoding glycosyl hydrolase — MKGLLKGEKIVLLAGIFTVVVAIFFAWVANISRSSEIFYSQTGCTVSTQLVNSCRAWLGATAGGYAQVGSDLNTQLNFFNKRLNDASVLTDASKSVAIDKKMDIAHVYHPQGTNLFSGSASAVLNNNSFPYVFVNWKPLPAGYKWKDANGSNSTVNNYIAQGAQAVKGLGSRKIFLTIWHEPENDVSSGNCTSNAGGASMGSPSEYVDMWRNVRSIFDAQGVGNVVWVMNYMGFSNWDCLVAKLYPGNAYVDWIVYDQYGSGTTGFNASVERFYNFLSNNSNNTTNYNSKIWGLAEHGYNNVSSQSNDARARDYWTEGKNAVLANKFPKIKMWVVFDTSTNGSSRVGYNFSGGVDVAEQTEFNGFATAVLGVSAPTAPPPPPPSVPTPPPPTEPTPTNPTPTNPTPTVPSPSPNSPSPAAQEPVTSSGAINVAVIEQVQQGEQVVVDAAALAAQEIVVRTEYYVNGRLTQVLTEPPFAFDTGLLLPGDHTITQHTYFSDGSGMVRSESVTIEHAKPNSSASAQPKTQWQIALAYTLPTLGVVGAITVLFVLFRRGILHWPL; from the coding sequence ATGAAGGGTTTACTAAAAGGCGAGAAAATTGTTTTGCTTGCCGGCATTTTTACAGTAGTAGTTGCGATATTTTTTGCTTGGGTCGCGAATATTTCACGTTCTAGTGAAATCTTTTACTCGCAGACTGGGTGTACTGTTTCGACGCAGCTCGTTAATTCTTGCCGGGCTTGGCTTGGCGCAACGGCAGGCGGTTATGCGCAAGTAGGATCCGACCTCAACACTCAGCTTAACTTTTTTAACAAGCGACTGAATGACGCATCTGTTTTAACTGACGCATCTAAAAGCGTAGCCATCGACAAAAAAATGGACATTGCACATGTTTATCATCCACAAGGGACGAACTTATTTAGCGGGTCGGCGAGCGCAGTCTTAAATAACAATAGCTTCCCATACGTTTTTGTAAACTGGAAACCCCTACCAGCTGGCTATAAATGGAAAGACGCTAACGGCAGTAATTCAACAGTAAACAATTACATTGCTCAAGGCGCCCAAGCTGTAAAGGGCCTGGGTAGTCGCAAGATCTTTTTAACCATTTGGCACGAACCAGAGAATGATGTTTCGAGCGGAAACTGCACCTCTAATGCGGGTGGTGCGAGCATGGGAAGTCCGAGTGAATATGTCGATATGTGGCGCAATGTGCGCAGTATTTTTGATGCGCAAGGCGTTGGCAATGTGGTCTGGGTAATGAATTATATGGGCTTTTCAAACTGGGATTGTTTAGTTGCGAAGCTTTATCCAGGAAATGCCTACGTGGATTGGATCGTCTATGATCAATACGGGTCTGGCACGACTGGATTTAATGCCAGTGTGGAACGTTTTTACAACTTTTTAAGCAACAATAGTAACAACACTACAAACTACAACTCTAAAATTTGGGGATTAGCCGAGCACGGATACAATAATGTCAGTAGCCAGTCAAATGACGCGCGCGCTCGTGATTATTGGACTGAGGGTAAAAACGCGGTTTTAGCAAACAAGTTTCCTAAAATTAAAATGTGGGTGGTTTTCGACACAAGCACTAACGGATCTTCGCGTGTGGGCTATAATTTTTCGGGTGGTGTAGATGTTGCAGAACAAACTGAATTTAACGGTTTTGCGACCGCGGTTCTGGGTGTCTCAGCACCAACGGCACCGCCGCCTCCACCACCATCAGTTCCAACTCCGCCTCCTCCTACCGAGCCAACTCCAACTAATCCTACCCCAACAAATCCTACACCAACCGTACCAAGTCCATCACCAAACTCACCGTCACCTGCTGCTCAAGAGCCGGTTACGAGTTCGGGTGCGATTAACGTAGCAGTTATCGAGCAGGTTCAACAGGGTGAACAAGTCGTTGTTGATGCGGCAGCCCTTGCCGCCCAAGAGATTGTGGTACGCACGGAATACTACGTGAATGGTCGATTAACTCAGGTGCTAACTGAGCCGCCATTCGCCTTCGACACAGGGTTATTGTTGCCGGGTGATCACACAATCACACAACATACCTATTTTAGTGACGGCAGCGGGATGGTGCGTAGCGAAAGTGTTACGATTGAACACGCAAAACCAAACTCAAGTGCATCGGCCCAACCAAAAACACAATGGCAGATTGCGTTAGCATACACTTTACCTACACTGGGGGTGGTAGGGGCAATTACGGTTTTGTTCGTACTATTTAGAAGAGGTATCCTGCACTGGCCACTTTAG
- the rpsL gene encoding 30S ribosomal protein S12, producing the protein MPTINQLVRKPRKTAAKKSKSVALGRIHNALQGKYYEANAPLKRGVCIKVTTRTPRKPNSALRKVARVRLNNGYEVWAYIGGEGHNLQEHAVVLIRGGRVPDLPGVRYHIVRGTLDLQGVKDRKKARSKYGTKKESK; encoded by the coding sequence GTGCCAACAATTAACCAATTAGTTCGCAAGCCGCGCAAAACGGCTGCTAAAAAAAGCAAGTCTGTGGCCCTTGGTCGCATTCACAACGCTCTTCAGGGCAAATATTACGAAGCAAACGCTCCGCTAAAGCGCGGTGTTTGTATTAAAGTTACTACTCGTACTCCACGTAAGCCGAACTCTGCGCTTCGTAAAGTTGCACGTGTTCGCTTGAACAACGGCTACGAAGTTTGGGCTTACATCGGTGGCGAAGGTCATAACCTACAGGAACACGCAGTTGTGTTGATCCGTGGTGGTCGTGTGCCTGATCTTCCGGGTGTACGCTATCACATTGTTCGCGGTACCCTTGACTTACAAGGTGTGAAAGACCGCAAAAAAGCCCGTAGCAAATACGGCACCAAGAAGGAGAGCAAATAA
- the rpsG gene encoding 30S ribosomal protein S7 codes for MPRKKTKSLQRKLSPDRKYNSVLVQRLINKTMLSGKKQLAERSVYEAMALAAKKLKSDDPLVVFERAIKNVYPNVEVKSRRVGGANFQIPFPVQGNRQQHLAFMWFVQAARSRKGMPIAQRLSAEIVDAHNQMGGAYKKREDTHKMAEANRAFAHFARG; via the coding sequence ATGCCTCGCAAAAAGACTAAATCCCTACAACGTAAACTTTCACCAGATCGTAAATACAACAGCGTTTTGGTTCAACGTTTAATCAACAAGACCATGCTAAGCGGTAAAAAACAGCTTGCTGAACGCTCTGTTTACGAAGCTATGGCTTTAGCTGCAAAAAAACTCAAGAGTGATGATCCGCTTGTAGTTTTTGAGCGCGCTATTAAGAACGTTTACCCAAATGTAGAAGTTAAAAGCCGTCGTGTTGGTGGTGCTAACTTCCAGATTCCATTCCCTGTTCAAGGTAATCGTCAGCAACACTTGGCGTTTATGTGGTTCGTGCAAGCTGCACGTTCTCGTAAAGGTATGCCGATCGCTCAGCGATTGAGTGCCGAGATTGTTGATGCGCATAACCAAATGGGTGGCGCTTACAAAAAGCGTGAAGACACCCATAAAATGGCAGAAGCAAACCGCGCTTTTGCTCACTTTGCTCGCGGTTAA
- the fusA gene encoding elongation factor G codes for MATDLKKFRNIGIIAHIDAGKTTTTEGILYRTGLSHKIGAVHEGETTTDWMEQERERGITITSAAVTCFWKDHKINIIDTPGHIDFTAEVERSLRVLDGAVVVFDGKMGVEAQTETVWRQANKYGVPRICFINKINQTGGDFYKSLESIHARLSKRALPIHLPIGFEQSINGVVDLVSMKAYTYKEFADKELIEGEIPADMLEKAKNARTLLVEAAVEADDTLFEKYLEGGEESISEAELKAAIRASVLTGEFYIVTGGDGRGVIVEKVLDLVNDYLPSPLDISAIWGTHPKTGDKIERKPSATEPMSALAFKVATDPFVGKLIFVRVYSGKISAGSYIFNATTGEKERVGRLVRMHADKREDITEIEAGDIAAVVGLKDTTTGTTLCDPANPIILESIDFPEPPVSIAIEPKTKADQEKMALALQRLAEEDPTFRVHTDQETGQTIISGMGELHLEIIVDRMKREFKVEANIGQPQVAYRETIKKLTEIEGKYIKQSGGRGQYGHVWLKLEPNEVGKGFEFIDEIKGGVVPQEYRNPVKNGIEETLNGGVIAGYPVVDVKATLYDGSYHEVDSSEMAFKMAGALAAREGVRKAAPVLLEPVMKVVVVTPEDFMGDVIGGLNSKRGRIESMVDLAGGAKEITAIVPLGEMFGYTTELRSSTQGRASSSMELAQYEEVPNNVAEAIIAKRAK; via the coding sequence ATGGCCACAGATTTAAAGAAATTCCGAAACATTGGTATTATCGCGCACATCGATGCGGGTAAAACTACAACTACCGAAGGTATTTTGTACCGAACCGGTTTGAGTCACAAAATTGGTGCAGTTCACGAAGGTGAAACTACAACCGACTGGATGGAACAAGAACGTGAACGTGGTATCACAATTACTTCTGCTGCCGTGACTTGTTTCTGGAAAGACCACAAAATCAACATCATCGACACTCCTGGACACATCGACTTTACTGCAGAAGTTGAGCGTTCCTTGCGCGTGCTCGACGGTGCTGTAGTTGTATTCGACGGTAAAATGGGCGTAGAAGCTCAAACCGAAACTGTATGGCGCCAGGCCAACAAATACGGTGTGCCTCGTATTTGCTTTATTAACAAAATAAACCAAACTGGCGGTGATTTTTACAAATCTCTTGAGAGTATTCATGCTCGCCTAAGCAAACGCGCATTGCCAATTCACTTGCCAATCGGTTTTGAACAGAGTATTAACGGCGTTGTTGATCTTGTAAGCATGAAGGCATACACCTACAAAGAATTTGCCGACAAAGAGTTGATTGAGGGCGAGATTCCTGCTGACATGCTTGAAAAAGCTAAAAATGCTCGCACATTGCTCGTAGAAGCTGCCGTTGAAGCAGATGACACACTGTTTGAAAAGTATCTTGAGGGCGGCGAAGAATCAATTAGTGAAGCCGAACTAAAAGCTGCTATTCGTGCATCTGTTTTGACAGGTGAATTCTACATAGTAACTGGTGGAGACGGTCGTGGTGTGATCGTAGAAAAAGTTCTTGACCTTGTTAACGACTATTTGCCAAGCCCGCTAGACATTAGCGCTATTTGGGGTACTCACCCTAAAACTGGTGACAAAATTGAACGCAAGCCAAGCGCAACCGAACCTATGTCGGCACTTGCTTTTAAAGTTGCAACAGACCCATTCGTTGGTAAATTGATTTTCGTACGTGTTTACAGTGGTAAAATTAGCGCCGGTAGCTACATTTTTAACGCGACGACAGGTGAAAAAGAGCGCGTAGGTCGCTTGGTTCGCATGCATGCCGACAAACGAGAAGACATTACCGAAATCGAAGCTGGTGATATCGCAGCTGTTGTGGGTCTAAAAGATACCACAACCGGTACGACTTTGTGTGATCCAGCCAACCCAATCATTCTTGAAAGTATTGATTTCCCAGAACCTCCAGTAAGTATTGCGATTGAGCCAAAGACTAAAGCCGACCAAGAGAAAATGGCCCTAGCCCTTCAGCGATTAGCCGAAGAAGACCCAACTTTCCGTGTTCACACGGATCAAGAAACTGGTCAGACCATTATTAGCGGTATGGGCGAGCTTCACCTTGAGATCATTGTCGATCGAATGAAGCGTGAGTTTAAGGTTGAAGCAAATATCGGCCAGCCTCAGGTTGCTTACCGTGAAACAATCAAAAAACTTACCGAAATCGAAGGCAAGTACATCAAGCAATCTGGTGGTCGTGGTCAGTATGGTCACGTATGGCTTAAACTTGAACCAAATGAAGTTGGTAAGGGCTTTGAGTTCATCGATGAGATTAAAGGTGGTGTGGTTCCTCAGGAATACCGCAACCCTGTTAAAAACGGTATCGAAGAAACTCTTAACGGTGGTGTGATTGCTGGATATCCAGTAGTTGACGTTAAAGCGACTCTATATGACGGTAGTTATCACGAAGTTGACTCAAGTGAAATGGCCTTTAAAATGGCCGGTGCACTTGCGGCTCGTGAAGGTGTACGCAAAGCCGCTCCAGTATTACTCGAACCTGTGATGAAGGTTGTAGTTGTTACCCCAGAAGACTTCATGGGTGACGTAATTGGTGGTCTAAACTCTAAACGCGGCCGTATTGAGTCTATGGTGGACCTTGCTGGTGGCGCTAAAGAGATTACCGCAATTGTTCCTTTGGGCGAAATGTTTGGTTACACAACCGAACTTCGCAGCTCGACTCAAGGTCGCGCAAGCTCAAGCATGGAGCTAGCTCAGTACGAAGAAGTTCCAAACAACGTCGCTGAAGCAATTATTGCTAAGCGCGCTAAGTAA
- the tuf gene encoding elongation factor Tu, with translation MADSFDRTKPHVNVGTMGHVDHGKTTLTAAITTVLAKKLPTATNKPVAYDKIDNAPEEKARGITIATSHQEYESEKRHYAHVDMPGHADYVKNMITGAAQVDGAILVVSAADGPMPQTREHVLLAKQVGVPKIVVFLNKMDMADAELVELVEEDVRDLLAKYDFDRNAPIIKGSALKALEGDAAYEDAIMELVKAMDDYIEEPKRDLDKPFLMPVEDVFSIKGRGTVATGRIETGVVKINEEVEIVGIRDSRKTVVTGIEAFKKNLDQGQAGDNAGLLLRGIERDDIERGQVIAKPGSITPHTEFESEVYVLTKEEGGRHTPFFKGYKPQFYFRTTDVTGEVELPADKEMVMPGDTITFKVKLLSPIAMEQGLRFAIREGGRTVGAGVVTKIIK, from the coding sequence ATGGCAGATTCATTTGACCGAACCAAGCCTCACGTTAACGTAGGTACTATGGGTCACGTTGACCACGGTAAAACTACTTTAACTGCAGCTATTACAACGGTTCTTGCCAAAAAGCTTCCAACAGCAACTAACAAGCCTGTTGCTTACGACAAAATCGACAACGCACCAGAAGAAAAAGCACGTGGTATTACCATCGCTACTTCTCACCAAGAGTACGAGTCTGAAAAACGTCACTACGCTCACGTTGACATGCCTGGTCACGCTGACTACGTTAAAAACATGATCACTGGTGCCGCTCAGGTTGACGGTGCTATCTTGGTTGTTTCTGCAGCTGACGGCCCAATGCCTCAGACTCGCGAACACGTTCTACTTGCTAAGCAGGTTGGCGTACCAAAAATTGTTGTATTCCTAAACAAAATGGACATGGCTGACGCTGAACTAGTTGAACTAGTTGAAGAAGATGTTCGTGACCTACTTGCTAAATACGACTTCGACCGCAACGCTCCAATCATTAAGGGTTCTGCTCTTAAAGCTCTTGAAGGCGATGCAGCTTACGAAGACGCTATCATGGAACTTGTTAAGGCTATGGATGACTACATCGAAGAGCCAAAACGAGATCTAGACAAACCATTCTTGATGCCTGTTGAAGACGTATTCAGCATTAAGGGTCGTGGCACTGTTGCTACTGGTCGTATCGAAACTGGTGTTGTTAAGATCAACGAAGAAGTTGAAATCGTTGGTATCCGCGACAGCCGCAAAACTGTTGTAACTGGTATCGAAGCTTTCAAAAAGAACCTTGACCAAGGTCAAGCTGGCGACAACGCTGGATTGCTACTTCGTGGTATCGAGCGCGATGACATCGAACGCGGTCAGGTTATTGCTAAACCAGGTTCAATCACTCCACACACCGAGTTTGAATCAGAAGTTTACGTTCTAACCAAAGAAGAAGGTGGTCGTCACACTCCATTCTTCAAGGGTTACAAACCTCAGTTCTACTTCCGTACAACTGACGTAACTGGTGAAGTTGAACTTCCAGCTGACAAAGAAATGGTTATGCCTGGTGACACAATCACATTTAAGGTAAAACTACTTTCTCCAATCGCTATGGAGCAAGGTCTACGCTTCGCTATCCGCGAAGGTGGCCGTACCGTAGGTGCTGGTGTTGTAACTAAGATCATTAAATAA
- a CDS encoding class D sortase, which translates to MNPAPVAGILVAFAALAFFNAQLISARVMAYVAPADLSNASQELHTSNMVDPAETRLSIPKISVDAPVVYGMGKVEDYYVQKALEDGVLHFGGSPTPGQPGNSVFVGHSSNQPWAPGDYKFVFMMLDKLEVGDKIFLTYKGTRYTYDVTEKKVVKPNDVSVLEGSKTPTATFITCTPLGTNTNRLVIKAKLSDPVFANEDMEGLKRSAPELNAALPGQGYSTVESLTQQ; encoded by the coding sequence ATGAATCCTGCCCCCGTTGCCGGTATTTTGGTAGCGTTTGCTGCTCTAGCATTTTTTAATGCCCAGTTAATCTCGGCCAGAGTTATGGCCTACGTGGCGCCTGCCGATCTTTCAAACGCTAGCCAAGAGCTTCACACGTCGAACATGGTCGACCCAGCCGAGACTCGTCTGAGTATCCCAAAAATCTCGGTCGACGCTCCAGTTGTTTACGGAATGGGTAAAGTTGAAGATTACTACGTCCAAAAGGCGCTCGAAGATGGCGTACTCCACTTTGGTGGCTCGCCAACGCCTGGACAGCCGGGAAACTCAGTTTTTGTCGGCCACTCTAGTAACCAGCCCTGGGCGCCGGGTGATTATAAGTTTGTATTTATGATGCTAGATAAACTTGAAGTTGGTGACAAGATCTTTTTAACATACAAAGGCACCCGCTACACCTATGACGTAACCGAGAAAAAGGTCGTAAAACCTAACGATGTATCAGTGCTAGAAGGCAGTAAAACGCCTACAGCTACTTTTATCACCTGTACACCGCTTGGCACAAACACAAATCGTTTAGTAATAAAAGCCAAACTTAGCGATCCAGTCTTTGCTAATGAAGACATGGAGGGCTTAAAGAGAAGCGCTCCTGAGCTCAACGCAGCTTTGCCCGGCCAAGGCTACTCTACTGTCGAGTCATTGACACAACAATAA
- a CDS encoding glycosyltransferase family 2 protein, which yields MKNQSRQIAVPRRKVKTTRRPKISTENLSVFKVEQAVRQVTGGRKNTLCLLISAHNEEQVLEYTLRSAIAAGMKPSDIYVVDDFSNDKTSAVAKSVLGRENVMRVKRSGKGLALTKAARKFDLVERYKWIHLADGDGSFSSNYFKVFRKNLRVSNAAATGYIRSLKGSIVGQFRVVEYAIGMDIVRRFQDLAGIISIIPGPTSCFRSDVFRQVAFNTGALAEDFDVTLQIHRKNLGTIQFIEEAVAYTQDPLTFRDFVKQIHRWNKGVLQGLFTHKIGTKISKLDAYLSYQVGLNLAMFTSYVVVMPIIAAERGFAEIIAATFMIDVIVAAVVAAFAAMRSNRWDIFNAFPHLYIYRWVSLLVFIWCFVEVVILGRDRSKHGKKVLAWEGVKRRAQIGQ from the coding sequence ATGAAAAATCAGTCACGTCAGATAGCAGTTCCGAGGCGCAAAGTAAAAACTACTCGTCGTCCTAAGATAAGCACCGAGAACCTTAGCGTTTTCAAGGTCGAGCAAGCCGTCCGCCAAGTCACTGGTGGTCGCAAAAATACACTTTGTTTGCTAATTTCAGCCCACAACGAAGAGCAAGTGCTTGAGTATACTTTGCGTTCGGCGATCGCAGCGGGCATGAAACCAAGCGACATTTACGTTGTCGATGATTTTTCGAATGACAAAACAAGTGCGGTCGCTAAAAGTGTGCTTGGTCGCGAAAACGTAATGCGAGTAAAGCGTAGCGGTAAGGGATTGGCCCTCACCAAAGCTGCTCGCAAATTTGATCTTGTAGAGCGCTACAAATGGATTCACTTAGCTGATGGTGATGGATCTTTTTCTAGTAACTACTTTAAGGTTTTCCGTAAAAACTTGCGAGTCAGTAACGCTGCCGCTACTGGTTACATCCGTAGTCTAAAAGGTTCGATTGTTGGTCAGTTCCGCGTCGTTGAATATGCGATTGGTATGGATATTGTGCGACGTTTCCAAGATTTAGCTGGAATTATATCGATTATCCCCGGCCCTACATCTTGTTTTAGATCGGACGTTTTTAGACAGGTGGCGTTTAATACGGGTGCTCTTGCCGAAGATTTCGACGTAACCTTACAGATTCACCGCAAGAACCTTGGGACAATCCAGTTTATAGAAGAAGCTGTTGCGTACACTCAAGACCCATTAACCTTTCGCGACTTTGTGAAACAAATTCATCGCTGGAATAAAGGTGTATTGCAAGGCCTATTTACTCATAAAATTGGTACAAAAATCAGCAAACTCGACGCCTACCTTAGTTACCAAGTAGGTTTAAACTTGGCAATGTTCACAAGCTATGTTGTTGTCATGCCGATTATTGCCGCCGAACGCGGCTTTGCAGAGATTATCGCCGCAACCTTTATGATCGACGTGATAGTTGCCGCCGTGGTAGCCGCCTTTGCGGCAATGCGCAGTAATCGCTGGGATATTTTTAATGCATTCCCACACCTATACATTTACCGCTGGGTAAGCCTACTTGTGTTTATCTGGTGTTTTGTAGAGGTTGTGATTTTGGGTCGTGATCGCAGCAAACACGGTAAAAAAGTACTAGCATGGGAAGGCGTAAAACGTCGGGCCCAGATTGGTCAGTAA
- a CDS encoding polysaccharide deacetylase family protein: protein MVSPKKSAQGNGRKLKRANKFVLSAIAICVTLLPILSVGVWVKNTFFADQRHTITLQTLQPEPGEVRLFDEPMISVTFDDGWESVYSKGAPILDKHGIRTTQYVLSGSLDFLNYLSRDQIISLHRAGHDIQSHTVSHNDLTSLNHEELEFELKESRDAISKLVGKEVKDFASPLNRQNQEVINEIQKYYRSHRNTDADIDTLYDGSFNMRSNFNPYQISAFSIRRTTTVDQIIRFIEAAKEKNAWIILIYHQIEDESEDYYAVTPKQLDEQMATIKDSQIRIVTMEEALNAYDKQKAQ, encoded by the coding sequence ATGGTAAGCCCTAAAAAATCAGCACAAGGCAACGGCCGAAAACTAAAGCGAGCTAACAAGTTCGTTCTTTCGGCCATTGCTATTTGTGTTACACTTTTGCCGATATTATCAGTAGGCGTTTGGGTTAAAAATACATTTTTTGCCGACCAACGCCACACAATTACTTTGCAGACTTTACAGCCAGAACCAGGGGAAGTAAGGCTTTTTGACGAACCGATGATCAGTGTTACGTTTGACGATGGCTGGGAGAGCGTTTACAGCAAAGGTGCGCCAATTTTAGACAAACACGGCATTCGCACAACCCAATACGTTTTAAGCGGATCACTCGACTTCTTAAATTATTTGTCGCGCGACCAGATTATTTCACTACACCGAGCTGGTCACGATATTCAATCTCACACCGTTAGCCATAATGACCTAACTTCGCTTAATCACGAGGAGCTAGAGTTTGAACTTAAAGAGTCACGCGATGCGATCTCGAAGTTAGTTGGCAAAGAAGTCAAAGATTTTGCTTCACCACTTAACCGCCAGAACCAAGAGGTTATCAACGAGATTCAAAAATACTACCGCTCCCATCGCAATACTGATGCTGATATTGACACTCTTTATGACGGATCATTTAACATGCGTAGTAATTTTAACCCCTACCAAATTAGTGCGTTCAGTATACGGCGCACCACAACCGTCGACCAAATTATCCGTTTTATAGAGGCTGCAAAAGAAAAAAATGCGTGGATCATATTGATCTACCACCAGATCGAAGATGAATCTGAAGATTATTACGCCGTCACACCCAAACAGTTAGACGAGCAAATGGCCACTATTAAGGATAGCCAAATTCGCATAGTCACGATGGAAGAAGCTTTAAACGCTTACGATAAGCAGAAGGCACAATAA
- a CDS encoding LPXTG cell wall anchor domain-containing protein, producing MYNDQHILAATAPAVVAILPNTGSEVTVQIAVAMALGMLVWGVIYSRTAKFTA from the coding sequence ATGTATAACGACCAACATATTTTGGCTGCAACGGCTCCAGCAGTTGTTGCGATTCTACCAAACACAGGATCTGAAGTAACAGTTCAGATTGCTGTTGCGATGGCGTTAGGAATGCTTGTGTGGGGCGTCATTTATTCTCGCACCGCCAAGTTTACAGCCTAA
- the rpsJ gene encoding 30S ribosomal protein S10 — protein MTPTPEVKQRIRIRLKAYDHKVIDQSAKQIIDTALRTGASISGPVPLPTRKSTYTVVKSPHVYKKGGEHFEMRVHKRLIDITSPTPKTIDSLQNLSLPAGCDAEIRM, from the coding sequence ATGACCCCAACCCCAGAAGTAAAGCAGCGAATTCGTATTCGCCTAAAAGCTTACGACCACAAAGTGATCGACCAATCTGCCAAACAGATTATAGATACAGCACTTCGCACTGGCGCTAGCATCTCAGGTCCTGTGCCTTTGCCAACTCGCAAAAGCACTTACACAGTAGTAAAAAGCCCGCACGTGTACAAAAAAGGTGGTGAACACTTTGAAATGCGCGTTCATAAACGCTTGATCGACATCACAAGCCCGACACCTAAAACAATCGATTCATTGCAAAACCTTAGCTTGCCAGCTGGTTGCGACGCCGAAATTCGAATGTAG
- a CDS encoding ATP-binding protein — protein sequence MKQKTDLQKYQQEIERQLNSIAPVFAKAAIGDFSQNVKIPRHKSELTEFFIGVQLILSAIRDKISQLETSVKDLKAANKLIENEKTRVEAILNSLGDGLITFSKSGRTTFVNDMATKMIGPNASKPGQDINKLLALKHRTGLDISESENPFKIALAKKKQVTSRLNIGTPYYFVNADNVTIRIALTITPIRLDHSFSGAVVIFRDITDEANADRAKSEIVSLASHQLRTPLTTVRWYINELVKHSLTPKKRTQYLAQIQASNQRMIDLVEHLLNVSRIELGTLSLDIEPVNLTEQVDGVIEDLTVRIKEKNLKIIKNFENAPAKVYADKDSLRIILQNLISNAEEYSNENSSIEITVTKQDKHALVKVADKGCGIPADQQYHIFTKLFRATNANNMSTTGSGLGLYISKALIEQMKGKIWFTSKEGVGTTMFITIPLKK from the coding sequence GTGAAGCAAAAAACCGACCTACAAAAGTATCAGCAAGAGATTGAAAGACAGCTAAATAGTATTGCGCCCGTGTTTGCTAAGGCAGCGATTGGGGATTTTTCGCAGAATGTAAAGATCCCGCGCCATAAAAGCGAGCTGACGGAATTTTTTATTGGTGTGCAGCTTATTCTCAGTGCGATTCGAGACAAAATAAGTCAACTTGAAACTTCTGTTAAGGACCTTAAAGCCGCTAACAAACTTATCGAAAACGAAAAAACGCGCGTCGAAGCGATCTTAAACAGTTTAGGTGATGGTCTAATCACCTTTAGTAAATCTGGCCGCACAACGTTTGTTAATGACATGGCGACGAAAATGATTGGCCCTAATGCCAGTAAGCCCGGGCAAGACATAAATAAGCTTCTAGCTTTAAAACATCGAACCGGACTGGATATTAGCGAGTCGGAGAACCCGTTTAAGATTGCACTGGCTAAAAAGAAACAGGTCACCTCGAGGCTAAATATAGGAACGCCGTACTATTTTGTTAACGCCGACAATGTGACAATTAGGATTGCATTAACCATAACGCCGATCAGACTAGATCACTCGTTTTCGGGTGCAGTAGTTATTTTTAGAGATATAACAGATGAAGCGAATGCTGACCGCGCTAAAAGCGAAATTGTTTCACTAGCGTCACATCAGCTCAGAACGCCGCTCACAACTGTTAGATGGTATATAAACGAATTAGTAAAACATAGTTTGACACCAAAGAAGCGTACGCAGTACTTGGCGCAGATCCAGGCTTCCAACCAGCGCATGATTGACCTTGTAGAGCACTTGTTAAACGTGTCTCGGATCGAACTCGGCACGCTCTCGCTTGATATTGAACCTGTTAACCTAACTGAGCAAGTCGACGGCGTCATAGAAGATTTGACTGTGCGGATCAAAGAAAAGAATCTAAAAATCATTAAAAATTTTGAAAACGCACCCGCCAAAGTTTACGCCGACAAAGATAGTCTGCGTATTATACTGCAAAATTTAATTTCTAACGCCGAGGAATATTCTAATGAAAATTCATCAATAGAAATAACTGTGACCAAACAAGATAAGCACGCGCTTGTAAAGGTAGCTGACAAAGGTTGCGGAATTCCCGCCGATCAGCAATACCACATTTTTACTAAGCTTTTTAGAGCAACCAATGCCAACAATATGTCCACGACCGGCTCGGGGTTGGGTCTGTATATCTCAAAAGCGCTGATTGAGCAGATGAAAGGTAAGATCTGGTTTACCTCTAAAGAAGGCGTGGGGACAACGATGTTTATAACGATACCGTTAAAAAAGTAA